A single genomic interval of Halobacillus halophilus DSM 2266 harbors:
- the flgL gene encoding flagellar hook-associated protein FlgL, whose amino-acid sequence MRVTQSMLSNNMLRNLSQSYGQMGKYQEQLTTGKKITKPSDDPVVSMKGINYRSQLTEVQQYKRNIGEVHNWMDSSDSSLDKATQAMQRVRELAVQASNGTYDTEQKANIAKEIRQLKGHMADIANTKVNDKYIFNGANTTEEPVDAEIFTINSSMSKVEIGVSEGVRIQANVNPQPVFDQGLFNDLEAFAADLETGSNNLDDYIAVFDSKINQIVNKRADLGARMNRVDLIEDRLESQEITASKMMSDNEDADIEKVITNLKTQESIHRAALGVGSRIIQPTLMDFLR is encoded by the coding sequence ATGCGTGTGACACAAAGTATGCTTTCAAACAATATGCTTCGTAATCTTAGTCAAAGCTATGGACAAATGGGGAAATACCAGGAGCAGCTTACAACAGGCAAAAAAATCACGAAGCCTTCCGATGACCCTGTGGTGTCCATGAAGGGCATTAATTACCGGTCTCAGCTCACAGAAGTTCAACAGTACAAACGAAATATCGGCGAGGTTCATAACTGGATGGACAGCAGTGATTCTTCTCTTGATAAAGCGACTCAGGCGATGCAGCGTGTTCGAGAATTAGCTGTACAGGCAAGTAACGGTACATACGACACCGAGCAGAAAGCAAATATCGCCAAGGAAATCCGTCAGTTGAAAGGGCATATGGCAGATATCGCGAATACTAAAGTGAACGATAAGTACATATTTAACGGAGCCAATACGACTGAAGAGCCCGTAGATGCGGAGATCTTTACGATAAATAGTAGTATGAGTAAAGTCGAGATCGGCGTATCTGAAGGCGTCCGGATACAAGCGAATGTAAATCCACAGCCCGTCTTCGATCAGGGGCTTTTCAACGATCTTGAAGCTTTTGCAGCTGATTTGGAAACCGGTTCTAATAACCTGGATGACTATATCGCTGTATTCGATAGCAAAATCAATCAGATTGTGAATAAACGTGCAGACCTTGGTGCCCGGATGAACCGCGTTGATCTGATTGAAGATCGCCTGGAAAGCCAGGAAATCACGGCTAGTAAGATGATGTCTGATAATGAAGATGCGGATATTGAAAAAGTTATAACGAATTTAAAAACTCAGGAAAGCATTCACAGGGCGGCACTGGGTGTTGGATCCCGAATCATTCAACCCACGCTGATGGACTTTCTGAGGTGA
- a CDS encoding DegV family protein, whose product MKTAVLTDSTAYLKRDTRRANDIHMIPLNVIFGHESYQEEIDINADDFYDMVKEGGELPKTSQPSTGLMTNKLEELARDYDAVLAIHLSSGISGTYQGMIAAGDMVEGIDVHVFDSEISCLMQGFYALEAAELASNGETPEQILNRLEVMKQSMKAYFMVDDLTHLHRGGRLNGAQAFVGSLLQVKPVLHFVDTKIVPFEKIRTRKKALKRILTLFEESIEEGAMYKACIIHANRLDEAKQIKKEIEQQFENVEIEVSYFGPVIGTHLGEGAIGLGWYRQS is encoded by the coding sequence ATGAAAACAGCGGTTCTTACAGATAGTACGGCTTATCTTAAGAGAGATACACGCAGAGCCAACGACATACATATGATACCGTTGAACGTGATTTTTGGTCACGAATCCTATCAGGAAGAAATAGATATAAACGCTGATGACTTCTACGATATGGTGAAAGAAGGTGGTGAGCTGCCGAAAACTTCGCAGCCTTCTACCGGTTTAATGACTAATAAACTGGAAGAGCTTGCCCGCGATTACGACGCCGTGTTAGCTATTCATCTTTCAAGCGGCATCAGCGGCACTTATCAAGGAATGATAGCAGCTGGAGACATGGTGGAAGGGATTGACGTTCATGTATTTGACTCTGAAATAAGTTGTCTTATGCAGGGTTTTTATGCTCTTGAAGCTGCCGAACTTGCTAGTAACGGAGAGACCCCAGAGCAAATTCTTAACCGCCTTGAGGTTATGAAGCAGTCCATGAAAGCGTACTTTATGGTCGACGATCTTACGCATTTACACCGCGGAGGGCGTTTAAACGGAGCTCAGGCGTTTGTAGGCAGCCTGCTGCAAGTAAAGCCTGTCCTACATTTTGTAGATACAAAAATTGTTCCTTTTGAAAAAATCCGCACCAGAAAGAAAGCTCTTAAGCGCATCTTAACCTTGTTTGAAGAGTCTATTGAAGAAGGCGCAATGTATAAAGCCTGTATTATTCATGCTAATCGTTTGGATGAAGCTAAACAGATTAAGAAGGAAATTGAACAGCAGTTTGAAAATGTAGAGATCGAAGTCAGCTATTTTGGTCCAGTAATCGGCACGCATCTCGGTGAAGGGGCAATCGGACTTGGATGGTATCGTCAATCCTGA
- a CDS encoding DEAD/DEAH box helicase, which translates to MLQTLRTYFSADFDWIPDLVTPHYYPQLAGKLLLHYEIPLDEPHLISALSQNVLIKVPGLEHHFWGFRCRRCGNKEQHLFAEIPHAACGKACVYCRCCIQMGRVMECEPLYFGSPNVAWPRFGDPCAWKGELTFSQQKAADEIRNVIQLGKGEKLIWAVCGAGKTEMLFPGLTDAFSSGKRVCLATPRTDVVRELLPRLKAAFPNVEMEALYGDSPNKKGAAQFLIATTHQLLRFAHAFDVMIIDEIDAFPFHQDPALHYASKRAAKTESSLIYLTATPRKAQHKRIRNKTLPVVFIPKRFHGHPLPVPQLKLTPSLFHHLKRGKIPPSLLEKIKQQQQSHRQLLIFMPSVKQADQIAEYLRKWKMIVESVHAEDPKRADKVMAFRKKDYPILVTTTILERGVTFPSVDVYVVDAGHSVFDEAALVQIAGRAGRSPDDPNGEVIFFHTGKTNPLLDARESIMKMNRLGEKL; encoded by the coding sequence ATGCTGCAAACTCTTCGTACTTATTTTTCTGCTGATTTTGATTGGATCCCCGATCTAGTAACGCCTCACTACTACCCTCAACTTGCTGGTAAACTCCTGCTGCATTATGAAATCCCTCTTGATGAACCGCATCTTATATCTGCTCTATCACAAAACGTACTAATAAAAGTTCCTGGTCTGGAGCACCACTTCTGGGGCTTCCGCTGCCGGCGGTGCGGGAATAAGGAACAGCACCTATTCGCTGAGATCCCTCATGCTGCTTGCGGGAAAGCCTGTGTTTACTGCCGCTGCTGTATTCAAATGGGACGAGTTATGGAATGTGAGCCTTTGTATTTCGGCAGTCCAAATGTGGCATGGCCCCGGTTTGGAGATCCATGCGCGTGGAAAGGAGAATTAACCTTTTCTCAGCAAAAAGCAGCTGATGAAATAAGAAATGTGATTCAGCTAGGGAAAGGGGAAAAACTGATCTGGGCGGTTTGCGGTGCTGGAAAAACCGAAATGCTGTTCCCGGGACTGACCGATGCTTTCTCTTCTGGAAAGCGGGTCTGTCTTGCTACTCCTCGAACTGACGTTGTACGAGAATTGCTGCCCCGTCTGAAAGCTGCCTTTCCGAACGTTGAGATGGAAGCATTGTATGGAGACAGTCCGAATAAAAAAGGAGCTGCCCAGTTTCTTATTGCAACCACCCACCAGCTTCTTCGCTTTGCCCATGCTTTTGATGTCATGATTATTGATGAAATTGATGCGTTTCCATTTCATCAGGATCCTGCGCTCCACTACGCATCAAAGCGTGCGGCCAAAACAGAGTCCTCTCTTATTTACCTTACCGCGACCCCTAGAAAAGCTCAGCACAAACGTATTCGGAACAAAACCCTTCCAGTGGTTTTCATCCCGAAGCGTTTCCATGGTCATCCACTGCCGGTCCCCCAACTGAAATTGACCCCAAGTCTATTTCACCATTTGAAACGCGGAAAGATTCCGCCAAGTTTACTTGAAAAAATTAAACAGCAACAACAATCCCATCGGCAGCTGCTTATTTTTATGCCCTCAGTCAAACAGGCTGATCAGATAGCTGAATATCTGAGGAAGTGGAAGATGATTGTCGAATCCGTTCATGCGGAAGACCCAAAGCGGGCTGACAAAGTCATGGCTTTTCGAAAGAAGGACTATCCAATTCTGGTTACTACAACTATCTTAGAACGTGGCGTTACTTTTCCTTCTGTAGATGTGTACGTTGTGGATGCGGGGCATTCAGTGTTTGATGAAGCTGCACTCGTTCAGATTGCAGGTCGGGCCGGAAGAAGTCCCGATGATCCTAATGGAGAAGTTATCTTTTTTCATACAGGAAAAACAAATCCGCTGCTGGATGCTCGTGAATCGATTATGAAAATGAATCGGTTGGGAGAGAAGTTGTGA
- a CDS encoding response regulator, with amino-acid sequence MTTRIVLIDDHKLFREGVKRILDFETSFEVVAEGDDGSSALQLIDDYMPDVVLMDINMPSMNGVEATAEITKKYPDLKVIILSIHDDENYVTHALKTGAQGYLLKEMDSDALIEAIKVVGEGGSYLHPKVTHNLVAEYRRLSENKGSSAYRTIEYRKPLHLLTRRECEVLQLLADGNSNRGVAESLYISEKTVKNHVSNILQKMNVNDRTQAVVTAIKNGWVEVI; translated from the coding sequence ATGACGACACGAATAGTCCTGATTGATGACCATAAATTATTCCGTGAAGGTGTTAAGAGAATTTTAGACTTTGAAACAAGCTTTGAAGTTGTGGCAGAGGGTGACGATGGCAGTTCAGCTCTTCAGTTGATTGATGATTATATGCCGGATGTCGTCCTGATGGATATTAACATGCCAAGCATGAATGGTGTCGAAGCTACGGCGGAAATTACTAAGAAATATCCAGACTTAAAGGTTATTATTTTATCTATTCATGATGATGAAAACTACGTAACTCATGCACTTAAAACGGGTGCACAAGGGTATTTGCTAAAAGAAATGGATTCAGATGCGCTTATTGAAGCAATTAAAGTAGTTGGGGAAGGCGGATCTTATCTGCATCCAAAAGTGACCCACAATTTGGTGGCAGAATATCGTCGTCTATCCGAAAATAAAGGCAGCAGTGCTTATCGTACGATTGAATATCGCAAGCCGCTCCATCTGCTTACCCGTCGTGAATGTGAAGTGCTACAGCTTCTGGCCGACGGAAACAGCAATCGCGGAGTTGCCGAATCCCTTTATATCAGTGAAAAAACCGTAAAGAATCACGTGAGCAATATCTTGCAGAAGATGAACGTGAACGATCGTACTCAAGCGGTTGTAACAGCCATTAAAAATGGATGGGTTGAGGTCATTTAA
- a CDS encoding DUF6470 family protein, whose product MSIPKLQIQTTQARLGIVSRSAVQAIRQYKAEQTIEQPEADVSIQQRSGKLTIDQTKAWNNIGLKSIFTRTEETAAKAQQIWMDGISRTAQEGDELMRIENKGDPISAHAAQNAQFDFSMIPGGRPAFDLVDIQYEPAPASISIESNPPKIQAVKRAPELSYQPGKVEVNLEQHADIQIDWKV is encoded by the coding sequence ATGTCGATTCCTAAGCTGCAAATTCAAACTACACAAGCCCGGCTGGGTATTGTAAGCCGCTCAGCTGTGCAAGCTATCCGCCAGTACAAGGCCGAGCAGACGATTGAACAGCCAGAAGCGGATGTAAGTATTCAGCAGCGTTCTGGGAAATTGACCATTGATCAGACGAAGGCGTGGAACAATATTGGATTAAAGAGTATTTTTACACGGACAGAAGAAACAGCTGCAAAAGCTCAGCAAATTTGGATGGATGGGATCTCCAGAACTGCGCAGGAAGGCGATGAACTCATGCGAATAGAAAATAAAGGTGATCCAATTTCCGCTCATGCTGCGCAGAATGCACAGTTTGATTTTTCCATGATTCCTGGGGGCCGGCCGGCTTTTGACCTGGTTGATATTCAATATGAGCCTGCTCCTGCATCCATATCAATTGAATCCAACCCTCCCAAAATCCAAGCTGTTAAGCGAGCCCCCGAATTATCCTATCAACCTGGGAAAGTAGAAGTGAATTTAGAACAGCACGCCGATATACAAATTGATTGGAAAGTCTAG
- the flgK gene encoding flagellar hook-associated protein FlgK, whose product MVSTFHGLEVAKRGLFTQQSALYTTGHNISNANTEGYTRQRVNFEQTGPYPAASRNRSEIPGQMGTGVQAQSIERVRTQFLDDQYRGENNRSGYYSVMASSMERMEEVMNEPSENGLAKTMDRFWQSLQDLSVNPEDSGARSVVRQRGKAVADTFNYLSNTIHTMQLDVKNEVSVTTKEINSLASQINNVNKQIAELEPHGYVANDLYDERDRLIDQLSGHVNIDVSYEEPPSSASPLAMGKASITLMNGSGQPLSPASQLLDGVSNSVRQLSVSYTADDTGLAQSIQVGATSYAPEDFASPGKLKGLIEAGGYKDESGVERGIYQGMLGDLDQMATAFATEFNAVQTSGASLNSMNTGNTPPAFFSFGATTMNEDGIREGLAGAIDVTNEIKADNDHIAAASSEEPLAGNGDNAIALGDVQDINLQLLGGDTSLNSFYESMIGGMAVETQEIQRMAGNSGTLKQSVEEQRQSVSSVSLDEEMTNMVKFQHAYNAAARNITVVDEMIDRVINQMGRVGR is encoded by the coding sequence ATGGTATCTACTTTCCATGGACTTGAAGTAGCTAAACGAGGGCTATTCACTCAACAGTCCGCTCTTTACACCACTGGCCATAACATATCGAACGCGAATACAGAAGGCTATACGCGGCAGCGCGTTAATTTTGAACAAACCGGCCCCTACCCGGCTGCGTCCAGAAACCGCTCAGAAATTCCTGGTCAAATGGGGACGGGGGTGCAGGCTCAAAGTATTGAACGTGTCCGTACTCAGTTCTTAGATGACCAGTACCGCGGAGAAAATAATCGTTCCGGGTACTATAGTGTAATGGCAAGCTCTATGGAACGTATGGAGGAAGTGATGAATGAACCTTCTGAAAATGGCTTAGCTAAAACTATGGACCGTTTCTGGCAGTCGCTACAGGATCTGTCGGTTAATCCCGAAGACTCGGGGGCCCGCTCAGTCGTCAGACAGCGAGGGAAGGCCGTAGCAGACACATTCAATTACTTGTCCAATACAATCCATACCATGCAGCTTGATGTAAAAAATGAAGTAAGTGTCACTACGAAGGAAATCAATTCTCTTGCTTCTCAAATCAATAATGTAAATAAACAGATTGCTGAGCTGGAGCCACATGGATATGTAGCGAATGATCTATACGATGAACGCGACCGGCTGATTGATCAGCTGTCAGGACACGTTAATATTGATGTGTCTTATGAAGAACCTCCTTCCTCTGCCAGTCCTTTAGCAATGGGAAAAGCATCAATCACCTTAATGAACGGAAGCGGGCAGCCGCTTTCCCCGGCTTCGCAACTGCTTGATGGCGTGAGCAACTCGGTTCGTCAACTGTCCGTTTCTTACACGGCTGACGATACGGGTCTGGCTCAGTCTATTCAAGTAGGAGCGACGTCTTATGCTCCAGAGGATTTTGCCTCACCAGGCAAGCTGAAAGGTCTGATTGAAGCAGGAGGATATAAGGATGAGTCAGGAGTCGAACGTGGCATCTATCAAGGAATGCTGGGAGATCTTGATCAGATGGCTACGGCTTTTGCGACTGAATTTAATGCCGTTCAAACGAGTGGAGCCAGTCTAAATTCGATGAATACGGGAAACACGCCGCCAGCGTTCTTTTCTTTTGGAGCGACTACGATGAATGAAGATGGTATCCGTGAAGGATTAGCCGGGGCAATTGATGTAACGAACGAAATAAAAGCGGATAACGATCATATTGCAGCAGCAAGCAGTGAAGAACCGCTTGCCGGGAACGGAGATAATGCGATTGCTCTTGGAGACGTACAGGATATTAACCTTCAGCTGCTAGGCGGTGATACCTCTCTAAACAGTTTTTATGAATCAATGATCGGAGGTATGGCTGTCGAAACTCAGGAAATTCAGCGGATGGCGGGAAATTCTGGAACGCTGAAGCAATCCGTTGAAGAACAGCGTCAGTCAGTCAGTTCAGTCTCTTTGGATGAGGAAATGACGAATATGGTAAAGTTTCAACATGCATATAACGCAGCGGCTCGTAACATTACCGTTGTAGACGAGATGATTGACCGTGTTATTAACCAAATGGGGCGAGTAGGAAGGTAG
- a CDS encoding flagellar protein FlgN, protein MTLKTVIQCMDHLKQLHESLLGLSRRKTEALKSNDTNSLQQLLTQERKHVQAINKVEKQRGEAVVSWCEAQGLPTYEPTISNMIANLEGESQGKLEAVYKEMILVLSSLKQQEQLNAQLTKQSLQFINMSLDMLQPSLESVNYGGKSAPSRNNKTKRSIFDSKA, encoded by the coding sequence TTGACGTTAAAAACAGTCATCCAGTGCATGGATCATTTGAAGCAATTGCATGAAAGCCTGCTTGGTTTATCTCGGAGAAAAACAGAAGCCCTGAAATCGAATGACACCAATAGTTTACAGCAGCTGCTTACACAGGAGAGGAAACACGTGCAGGCCATAAATAAAGTGGAAAAGCAACGTGGTGAAGCTGTTGTTTCCTGGTGCGAGGCTCAGGGCCTCCCTACATACGAACCGACGATTTCCAACATGATTGCTAACCTTGAAGGAGAGTCTCAGGGAAAGCTTGAGGCCGTTTATAAAGAGATGATTCTTGTACTTTCTAGCCTTAAGCAGCAGGAACAGCTGAACGCCCAGCTGACGAAACAATCGCTGCAGTTTATTAACATGTCGCTTGATATGCTTCAGCCCTCTCTTGAAAGTGTCAATTATGGTGGTAAATCAGCTCCTTCAAGAAATAATAAAACGAAACGATCCATCTTTGATTCAAAAGCCTAA
- a CDS encoding TIGR03826 family flagellar region protein gives MGDLANCPRCSALFLTGTSAVCNQCRNKEEQNYQKVYAFMRKKQNRMASVEEIEIATEVSEKQIREFVKQKRLHPAQFPNISYLCEKCERPIQDGRICERCKLEITKGLKRHESNKELNSKKKVKEDRTYYSVENK, from the coding sequence ATGGGGGATTTAGCTAATTGTCCGCGTTGTAGTGCTCTTTTTTTAACCGGAACTAGTGCAGTTTGCAACCAATGCAGAAACAAAGAAGAACAAAATTATCAAAAGGTGTATGCATTTATGCGCAAAAAGCAGAATCGGATGGCCTCAGTTGAAGAAATTGAAATCGCTACGGAGGTTTCTGAAAAGCAGATCAGGGAATTCGTAAAACAAAAGCGATTACATCCAGCTCAGTTTCCGAATATTAGTTACCTGTGTGAGAAGTGCGAAAGACCTATTCAGGACGGTCGTATTTGCGAAAGATGTAAACTGGAGATAACAAAGGGATTGAAACGCCACGAAAGCAATAAGGAGCTTAATAGCAAGAAAAAGGTGAAAGAAGACAGGACTTATTACTCGGTGGAAAATAAATAA
- the flgM gene encoding flagellar biosynthesis anti-sigma factor FlgM, translated as MLDHSDDIIRNRRYYLRKEVSGMRINGPNQSNFNPYTKQVNKPAEVKNQIKPQDKVEISSQAKQMQSAEKTDPVRQKMIEELKIKVESGNYQADPKETAKNMLNFWSNKN; from the coding sequence ATGCTGGATCATTCAGACGATATTATAAGAAACCGTCGTTACTATTTACGAAAAGAGGTGAGCGGAATGAGAATTAATGGACCGAACCAATCAAATTTTAATCCTTATACAAAGCAGGTAAACAAACCGGCTGAAGTGAAAAACCAGATCAAGCCGCAGGATAAAGTCGAAATTTCAAGTCAGGCAAAACAAATGCAAAGCGCGGAAAAAACAGATCCTGTCCGTCAAAAGATGATTGAAGAGCTTAAAATAAAAGTCGAGTCCGGAAATTATCAGGCCGATCCGAAAGAAACGGCAAAAAATATGCTGAACTTCTGGTCTAACAAAAACTAA
- a CDS encoding ComF family protein: protein MRCLICHEEIIPKITWANFWSVPEKEVLCAVCKSQFQPLKPGCTLCFREGENGVCEDCQWWEKTHPGLLAKNTSVFQYNEFAKDFVARWKYRGDYILLEALQWHVVEHFSRMRNLDCIMAPIPLSEERFSERGFNQSEAIIYLLNQRSHSLFERRNSEKQSKKGRYARISSNNPFKLTQSVRQPVILVDDIYTTGTTVRHAASLLKQKGCPAVTSFTIFR, encoded by the coding sequence GTGAGGTGTCTAATTTGTCACGAGGAGATCATCCCTAAAATAACGTGGGCCAATTTTTGGAGTGTACCCGAAAAAGAAGTACTTTGCGCCGTCTGTAAGTCTCAGTTTCAACCTCTTAAACCAGGGTGCACCCTCTGTTTTCGAGAAGGTGAAAATGGTGTATGCGAGGACTGTCAATGGTGGGAGAAGACTCATCCTGGCCTGCTAGCTAAAAATACCTCTGTGTTCCAATACAATGAATTCGCCAAAGATTTCGTAGCTCGCTGGAAGTATCGAGGCGATTATATTCTATTGGAAGCATTGCAATGGCATGTTGTGGAACATTTTAGTAGAATGAGGAATTTAGACTGCATTATGGCTCCAATTCCATTAAGTGAAGAACGTTTTTCTGAGCGTGGCTTTAACCAGTCTGAAGCGATCATTTATTTACTTAATCAAAGGTCCCACTCTTTGTTCGAAAGAAGAAATTCAGAAAAGCAATCAAAAAAAGGAAGGTACGCACGCATTTCGTCTAATAATCCATTTAAACTGACCCAATCTGTGCGTCAGCCCGTTATACTTGTGGATGATATTTACACTACAGGAACCACCGTGAGACACGCAGCATCTCTCTTAAAACAAAAGGGATGTCCGGCTGTGACTTCGTTTACTATTTTTCGTTAA
- a CDS encoding sensor histidine kinase, translated as MSEKKFGDKALDHIIHEMVDTVTNSKDEIFQIGEESRNEFEKLDKELKETKREVCSLIDVGDKLEQKVRFSRMRLSEVSKQFQKYSEDEIRKVYEQTHGLQMDLSMKREKEKQLRNRRDDLERRLRNLDETIGRAEALGGKISVVLNYLTEDFKHVTDALEDAKEKQQFGLQIIEAQEEERRRLSREIHDGPAQMLANVMLRSDLVDRIYRERGVEEAMKEMRSVRTMVRSALYEVRRIIYDLRPMALDDLGIIPTLKKYLATVEDYNDLEISFTLFGEERRFESKFEVALFRLIQEAVQNAVKHASASLIQVKTELQPSSAMIIVKDDGKGFDPKSKKDKSFGLVGMRERVDMLDGELTIDSSPGEGTIVTIHIPINS; from the coding sequence ATGAGCGAAAAGAAATTTGGGGACAAAGCACTTGACCATATCATTCATGAAATGGTGGATACTGTCACTAATAGTAAAGATGAAATTTTTCAGATTGGTGAAGAATCCCGAAATGAATTTGAAAAACTGGATAAAGAGCTGAAGGAAACGAAACGAGAGGTTTGTTCTCTTATAGACGTGGGAGACAAACTGGAGCAGAAAGTACGTTTCTCCCGTATGCGCTTGTCAGAAGTGAGTAAACAATTCCAGAAATATTCAGAAGATGAAATTCGTAAAGTGTACGAACAAACGCACGGGTTACAGATGGACTTATCAATGAAACGCGAGAAGGAAAAGCAGCTGCGCAATCGTCGTGATGATTTAGAAAGGCGCCTGAGGAATTTAGACGAAACGATTGGACGTGCCGAAGCCTTGGGAGGAAAAATATCTGTTGTGCTGAACTATTTGACTGAAGACTTCAAGCATGTCACCGATGCGCTGGAGGATGCAAAGGAAAAGCAGCAATTCGGTCTTCAGATTATTGAAGCCCAGGAAGAGGAACGGCGGCGGTTATCCAGAGAAATTCATGATGGACCTGCCCAGATGCTTGCAAATGTGATGCTTCGTTCAGACCTTGTGGACCGGATTTACCGGGAAAGAGGCGTTGAGGAAGCTATGAAAGAAATGAGAAGTGTGCGAACTATGGTTCGTTCCGCACTTTACGAGGTCCGCCGTATCATCTATGATCTCCGTCCCATGGCGCTTGACGATTTAGGGATAATTCCGACTCTGAAAAAGTATTTAGCTACGGTAGAGGATTATAATGATCTGGAAATTTCATTTACGTTATTCGGTGAAGAACGCCGCTTTGAATCTAAATTTGAAGTTGCGTTGTTCCGGCTGATTCAGGAAGCGGTTCAGAATGCTGTCAAACATGCGAGTGCTTCCTTAATCCAGGTAAAGACGGAATTGCAACCCAGTTCGGCCATGATCATTGTAAAAGATGATGGAAAAGGTTTTGATCCTAAGTCTAAGAAAGATAAATCATTTGGCTTAGTTGGCATGCGTGAGCGCGTGGATATGCTAGATGGTGAACTAACTATCGATTCAAGCCCCGGAGAGGGGACCATTGTCACGATTCATATTCCAATAAATAGTTAA
- a CDS encoding YigZ family protein: MLENYYTVKPNGSEEVIIQKSRFIGYVRRCETEEEAHSFIQEIKKKHNDANHNCSAYMIGEHDLIQKANDDGEPSGTAGVPMLEVLKRKGLKDTAVVVTRYFGGTKLGAGGLIRAYSGTVSQAIEKTGIVRRQLMKSMHVSVAYHLLGKVENEVRNSSYTLETINYMENVELIIYVESGQEEAFESWITNLTSNQAQLTRGDSSYVEFDVKPSEGA, from the coding sequence ATGTTAGAAAATTATTATACCGTAAAGCCGAATGGATCTGAAGAAGTGATCATACAAAAATCCCGTTTCATTGGATACGTACGACGCTGTGAAACGGAAGAAGAAGCTCACTCGTTTATTCAGGAGATTAAGAAGAAACATAATGATGCGAACCATAACTGCTCAGCTTATATGATTGGCGAACACGATTTAATTCAAAAAGCAAACGATGACGGGGAACCAAGTGGTACCGCCGGTGTTCCTATGCTCGAAGTATTAAAGCGAAAAGGATTAAAGGATACCGCTGTCGTGGTCACGCGCTACTTCGGGGGTACGAAACTAGGGGCAGGCGGATTAATTCGCGCATATTCCGGCACTGTTTCTCAAGCAATTGAAAAAACAGGAATTGTCAGGCGTCAGCTTATGAAATCTATGCACGTGAGCGTAGCTTATCACCTGCTTGGAAAAGTAGAAAATGAAGTACGCAACTCTTCCTATACGCTTGAAACGATTAATTACATGGAAAATGTGGAATTAATAATATATGTAGAAAGCGGGCAGGAAGAAGCTTTTGAAAGCTGGATAACTAATTTAACCAGTAATCAAGCTCAACTAACCCGAGGAGATTCATCTTATGTAGAATTTGATGTCAAACCTAGCGAAGGAGCTTGA